From the genome of Labrus bergylta chromosome 4, fLabBer1.1, whole genome shotgun sequence, one region includes:
- the LOC109999884 gene encoding cingulin isoform X3: protein MGRKLDLSGLSDNEAEHVLQVVQRDMKLRKKEEERLSELKQELDDEGSRCLLLSRQGYFNQRCCIRCCSPFTFLLNPKRKCHDCKYNVCKACRVYSKREKAWLCSSCEKSRLLKTQNLEWFYTNVKTRFKRFGSAKVLKTLYRKHLVEHSTLSELTEGSTYEESICNEGSISGSDSAFYRQSEEHSMEETLTVALRVAEEALDEAITKAEFDTSSQEKQNEAHYLREHKGELVEELAKTIVQKIINRRKTLADMRAEYVQDWPVEHNTDLHHHHQSASDRATSSVKQQPGLFRSHSAFSLLENDSPGMVQDSSKASMKEDGGPAMTAWKSVDRLDNAGVSAVLHSMDGNWIALQSAQLSRPSLLTKRKSQVYSALERESAVVSAYEGMGSDNDIKHGSDSSLGTALQEVHRKMVDSNMDLQDTCDRILSPLMSRRASGDKILSPMLGRRSSRDIMLADSEGNWKPNKPLLGVIKLKVPAEIRRPPSRRTSIIDMNFNTEGARQEENMGAAERSQQKKKSEKESSSLNNRKKDNHPPEALTPDTLSSGGMTTPEILELETDITGQVANQMDQELTAKLEQLAGRVDDSSTGEEKEAVDGDAVDDGRREEEEDKDKDEEDEQQQRMEVESDEGRTEDEEKEEEERNEEDDEEINYRLNKLITHSRLKYFSSTDEELDKAGKSEEEEEEGEREGEGDKDEDTEEEQKEEREEKTNGFTFKLCQLEKESRAYQFSSTEDEMDRVGIEEKTEDEEENGKNVELAVKVCRLAYQVNANQFSSTEDELDSVGLLDEDMKTGEEEEEEEEEEDEKKEELALKVCRLAHQVNASQFSSTEDELDRVGRGEEEEEGTDEEALWKLRAEKAVQAAHMRDLASLVGASEFSSTEDNLDKVGQTGQEVNKVTGSDMWENAEGNNQDKEESFEDLDVNMFDLRDEIEEKKKGSSDETVEEKKDGKEDGVTEQGEVLKDTEKAREAEMELKTVEEGKEIIKVVEENQPGARQEDDKIEESNGSQGSWETAKDEENSEEYAEFDRIISSMLMMTLEDMQVQTVNDEAGENGGNVSEQAQVKVDENVKIEGGSGSVQMEVDREVTIGNESELMHVEVDEEVKKGGESELEHVKVDGEVQTGAESGLENVELDVEFMIDAQSTEDTKETESKKELESPSENAPQSYAKENPEANIQKQEESEDAKCRKDNEQGKETDPQVIRSPAKTAVMSIKEMLETYEAKQLCQRIGLHDDKQQDRGGKVSTMRLMMETQGDVTETKERMEETEGKKTYKKDQSRRSSLDDGLQTPEEIQMSSSAVQRIGLHDDKQDIGGKVSTMLHMMEAQSDVTETKERMEETKGKKTYKKDQSRRSSLDDVLQTPEEIQMRYSAVQRIGLHDDKQDIGGKVSTMLQMMEAQSDIAETKERMEETKGKKTYKKDQSRRSSLDDVLQTPEEIQMRYSAVQRIGLHDDKQDIGGKVSTMLHMMEAQSDVTETKERMEETKGKKTYKKDQSRRSSLDDVLQTPEEIQMRYSAVQRIGLHDEKQDIGGKVSTMLHMMEAQSDVTETKERMEETKGKKTYKKDQSRRSSLDDVLQTPEEIQMRYSAAQRIGLHDDKQDKGGKVSSMLQMMEAQSDVTEERMEETKGKKTYKKDQSRRSSLDDVLQTPEEIQMRYSAVQLRTITTEVLKVLNTTEDLLHGVKGGDKLRSSTPSLPPNTDPRKLDQQFSKLEENVYVAAGSVYSLEAELGDLEECARSISGSTSDMELSFLEEQVASAAAKVQQSDLQICDISARIAALKNAGLNVDTQSRPTKARTIPVMPVTLDSSRQFRRRLPAPPVKDKET, encoded by the exons aGCACAGCATGGAAGAGACACTCACTGTGGCCTTGCGGGTGGCAGAGGAGGCCCTAGATGAGGCCATCACCAAGGCTGAGTTCGACACGTCCAGTCAG GAGAAGCAGAATGAGGCGCACTATCTGCGAGAGCACAAAGGGGAGCTCGTTGAGGAACTGGCCAAAACTATTGTGCAAAAA ATTATTAATCGGAGGAAGACTTTGGCTGACATGAGGGCAGAGTATGTCCAGGACTGGCCAGTTGAACACAACactgaccttcatcatcaccatcagtCCGCCAGTGATCGTGCCACCAGCTCCGTCAAACAGCAACCAGGCCTCTTT AGATCACACTCCGCCTTCTCACTGTTGGAGAACGACTCTCCCGGGATGGTTCAAGACTCTTCAAAGGCGTCAATGAAGGAAGACGGTGGTCCCGCTATGACAGCTTGGAAGAGTGTAGACCGGCTGGACAACGCGG GCGTCTCCGCAGTTCTTCACAGCATGGATGGGAACTGGATTGCCCTGCAGAGCGCCCAGCTGTCGCGTCCCAGCCTGCTGACGAAGAGGAAGAGCCAGGTCTACAGTGCCTTGGAGAGGGAGTCTGCAGTGGTGTCCGCCTACGAAGGCATGGGCTCCGACAACGACATCAAACACGGGTCGGACAGCTCTTTGGGTACCGCCCTCCAGGAGGTCCACAGGAAGATGGTGGACTCGAACATGGATCTGCAGGACACCTGCGACAGGATCCTGTCCCCGCTGATGAGCCGCCGAGCTAGCGGAGACAAGATCCTGTCCCCCATGTTGGGccgcagaagcagcagagacatCATGCTCGCCGACTCTGAGGGGAACTGGAAGCCAAACAAACCTCTGCTGGGTGTCATAAAACTGAAGGTGCCCGCAGAGATCAGGAGACCTCCTTCCCGCAGGACCAGCATCATCGATATGAACTTTAACACGGAGGGAGCCAGACAGGAAGAGAACATGGGGGCTGCGGAGAGatcacagcagaagaagaagagcgagAAAGAGTCGTCTTCTCTG aataacagaaaaaaagacaaccatCCACCAGAAGCTTTGACTCCCGACACTTTGTCCTCTGGAGGTATGACGACCCCTGAAATACTGGAACTTGAGACTGACATCACTGGACAAGTAGCCAATCAGATGGACCAGGAGCTCACAGCCAAACTAGAACAGCTCGCTGGCCGAGTGGATGACTCATCCactggagaagaaaaagaagctgtcGATGGAGATGCTGTTGATGATGGacgaagagaggaagaggaggataagGACAAAGACGAAGAAGATGAGCAGCAGCAAAGGATGGAGGTCGAGTCGGATGAGGGAAGAactgaggatgaggagaaagaggaggaggaaaggaatgAAGAAGATGACGAGGAGATCAATTACAGATTAAACAAGCTGATCACTCATTCCAGGCTCAAGTACTTCTCTTCCACTGATGAAGAGTTAGACAAAGCTGGcaagagtgaagaagaagaagaagaaggagagagagaaggagagggagataAGGATGAAGATACAGAGgaggaacagaaagaggagagggaggaaaagacaAACGGCTTTACATTTAAACTCTGTCAGCTGGAAAAAGAATCCCGGGCGTACCAGTTCTCCTCCACAGAGGACGAGATGGACAGAGTTGGCATCGAAGAGAAGacagaagatgaggaggaaaacGGGAAGAATGTGGAGCTGGCGGTTAAAGTGTGCAGATTAGCTTACCAAGTAAACGCCAACCAGTTTTCCTCCACGGAGGACGAGCTAGACAGTGTTGGCCTCTTGGACGAAGACATGAAgactggagaggaggaggaggaggaggaggaggaggaggatgagaagaaAGAAGAGCTGGCGTTGAAAGTGTGCCGATTAGCACATCAAGTCAACGCTAGCCAATTTTCCTCCACTGAGGACGAGCTGGACCGAGTGGGCagaggtgaagaagaggaggaggggacagaCGAGGAGGCACTGTGGAAACTGCGGGCGGAGAAGGCCGTCCAGGCCGCTCACATGCGTGATTTAGCCAGTCTAGTTGGTGCTTCTGAGTTTTCTTCCACTGAGGATAATCTGGATAAAGTCGGACAGACAGGGCAGGAGGTAAACAAAGTGACAGGAAGTGATATGTGGGAGAACGCAGAGGGAAATAATCAAGACAAGGAGGAATCCTTCGAGGATTTGGATGTGAACATGTTTGATTTAAGGGATGAAAtcgaggagaaaaagaaagggagcAGTGATGAAACagtggaggaaaagaaagatggCAAGGAGGACGGAGTCACAGAGCAGGGTGAGGTATTAAAAGACACTGAAAAGGCAAGAGAGGCAGAGATGGAGTTAAAAACTGTGGAAGAGGGCAAGGAGATAATAAAAGTTGTAGAAGAGAATCAGCCGGGGGCAAGACAGGAAGACGATAAAATCGAAGAAAGCAATGGCAGTCAGGGAAGCTGGGAGACggcaaaagatgaagaaaacagtGAGGAATACGCAGAGTTTGACAGGATCATCAGCAGCATGTTGATGATGACTCTGGAGGACATGCAGGTACAGACGGTAAATGACGAAGCAGGTGAAAATGGAGGAAACGTGAGCGAGCAAGCGCAAGTAAAGGTGGACGAGAATGTCAAAATAGAGGGAGGAAGTGGTTCAGTGCAAATGGAGGTGGATAGGGAAGTGACAATAGGGAACGAAAGTGAGTTGATGCATGTGGAGGTGGACGAGGAAGTCAAAAAAGGGGGAGAAAGTGAATTGGAGCATGTCAAGGTAGACGGAGAAGTCCAAACTGGGGCAGAAAGTGGATTGGAGAATGTAGAGCTGGATGTGGAATTCATGATTGATGCACAGAGCACAGAAGACACCAAGGAGACAGAAAGTAAAAAGGAATTGGAAAGTCCAAGCGAAAATGCTCCACAATCATATGCGAAGGAAAACCCAGAGGCAAATATTCAGAAACAAGAGGAGAGTGAAGATGCTAAATGCAGAAAAGACAACGAGCAGGGAAAAGAAACTGATCCACAGGTCATAAGATCTCCAGCAAAGACTGCAGTTATGTCCATCAAAGAGATGCTGGAGACATATGAGGCCAAACAGTTGTGTCAAAGAATAGGACTGCATGACGACAAGCAAcaggacagaggaggaaaagtcTCCACCATGCGTCTGATGATGGAGACACAGGGTGATGTTACAGAAACCAAGGAAAGGATGGAGGAGACTGAAGGAAAGAAAACGTACAAAAAAGATCAGAGCAGGAGGTCTTCTCTGGATGATGGGTTACAGACACCAGAGGAGATTCAAATG AGCTCCTCTGCAGTGCAAAGAATAGGACTACATGATGACAAACAGGACATAGGAGGAAAAGTCTCCACCATGCTACACATGATGGAGGCACAGAGTGATGTCACAGAAACCAAGGAAAGGATGGAGGAaactaaaggaaagaaaacGTACAAAAAAGATCAGAGCAGGAGGTCTTCTCTGGATGATGTTTTACAGACACCAGAGGAGATTCAAATG AGGTACTCTGCAGTGCAAAGAATAGGACtgcatgatgacaaacaagacatAGGAGGAAAAGTCTCCACcatgctacagatgatggaggCACAGAGTGACATCGCAGAAACCAAGGAAAGGATGGAGGAaactaaaggaaagaaaacatacaaaaaagaTCAGAGCAGGAGGTCTTCTCTGGATGATGTTTTACAGACACCAGAGGAGATTCAAATG AGGTACTCTGCAGTGCAAAGAATAGGACTGCATGATGACAAACAGGACATAGGAGGAAAAGTCTCCACCATGCTACACATGATGGAGGCACAGAGTGACGTCACAGAAACTAAGGAAAGGATGGAGGAaactaaaggaaagaaaacatacaaaaaagaTCAGAGCAGGAGGTCTTCTCTGGATGATGTTTTACAGACACCAGAGGAGATTCAAATG AGGTACTCTGCAGTGCAAAGAATAGGACTGCATGATGAAAAACAGGACATAGGAGGAAAAGTCTCCACCATGCTACACATGATGGAGGCACAGAGTGATGTCACAGAAACCAAGGAAAGGATGGAGGAaactaaaggaaagaaaacGTACAAAAAAGATCAGAGCAGGAGGTCTTCTCTGGATGATGTTTTACAGACACCAGAGGAGATTCAAATG AGGTACTCTGCAGCGCAAAGAATAGGACTGCATGATGACAAACAGGACAAAGGAGGAAAAGTCTCCTCcatgctacagatgatggaggCACAGAGTGACGTCACAGAGGAAAGGATGGAGGAaactaaaggaaagaaaacatacaaaaaagaTCAGAGCAGGAGGTCTTCTCTGGATGATGTTTTACAGACACCAGAGGAGATTCAAATG AGGTACTCTGCAGTGCAGTTGCGGACCATCACCACCGAGGTCCTGAAGGTGCTAAACACCACTGAAGACCTGCTGCATGGAGTGAAGGGAGGAGACAAGCTCAGGTCCTCCACCCCCTCACTGCCCCCCAACACTGACCCCAGAAAACTGGACCAGCAGTTCTCCAAACTGGAGGAGAAC GTGTACGTGGCAGCGGGATCAGTTTACAGTCTGGAGGCAGAGCTCGGTGACCTGGAGGAGTGCGCCAGGAGCATCAGTGGATCTACGTCAGACATGGAGCTGTCCTTCCTGGAGGAGCAGGTGGCCTCAGCAGCTGCCAAAGTTCAACAGTCTGATCTGCAG ATTTGTGACATCTCAGCCAGAATTGCGGCTTTGAAGAATGCAGGGCTCAATGTGGACACACAGTCTCGCCCCACAAAGGCCAGGACGATCCCAGTGATG CCTGTCACCCTGGACTCATCCAGACAGTTTAGGAGGAGATTACCTGCACCACCTGTGAAGG ATAAAGAAACCTAA
- the LOC109999884 gene encoding cingulin isoform X1: protein MGRKLDLSGLSDNEAEHVLQVVQRDMKLRKKEEERLSELKQELDDEGSRCLLLSRQGYFNQRCCIRCCSPFTFLLNPKRKCHDCKYNVCKACRVYSKREKAWLCSSCEKSRLLKTQNLEWFYTNVKTRFKRFGSAKVLKTLYRKHLVEHSTLSELTEGSTYEESICNEGSISGSDSAFYRQSEEHSMEETLTVALRVAEEALDEAITKAEFDTSSQEKQNEAHYLREHKGELVEELAKTIVQKIINRRKTLADMRAEYVQDWPVEHNTDLHHHHQSASDRATSSVKQQPGLFRSHSAFSLLENDSPGMVQDSSKASMKEDGGPAMTAWKSVDRLDNAGVSAVLHSMDGNWIALQSAQLSRPSLLTKRKSQVYSALERESAVVSAYEGMGSDNDIKHGSDSSLGTALQEVHRKMVDSNMDLQDTCDRILSPLMSRRASGDKILSPMLGRRSSRDIMLADSEGNWKPNKPLLGVIKLKVPAEIRRPPSRRTSIIDMNFNTEGARQEENMGAAERSQQKKKSEKESSSLNNRKKDNHPPEALTPDTLSSGGMTTPEILELETDITGQVANQMDQELTAKLEQLAGRVDDSSTGEEKEAVDGDAVDDGRREEEEDKDKDEEDEQQQRMEVESDEGRTEDEEKEEEERNEEDDEEINYRLNKLITHSRLKYFSSTDEELDKAGKSEEEEEEGEREGEGDKDEDTEEEQKEEREEKTNGFTFKLCQLEKESRAYQFSSTEDEMDRVGIEEKTEDEEENGKNVELAVKVCRLAYQVNANQFSSTEDELDSVGLLDEDMKTGEEEEEEEEEEDEKKEELALKVCRLAHQVNASQFSSTEDELDRVGRGEEEEEGTDEEALWKLRAEKAVQAAHMRDLASLVGASEFSSTEDNLDKVGQTGQEVNKVTGSDMWENAEGNNQDKEESFEDLDVNMFDLRDEIEEKKKGSSDETVEEKKDGKEDGVTEQGEVLKDTEKAREAEMELKTVEEGKEIIKVVEENQPGARQEDDKIEESNGSQGSWETAKDEENSEEYAEFDRIISSMLMMTLEDMQVQTVNDEAGENGGNVSEQAQVKVDENVKIEGGSGSVQMEVDREVTIGNESELMHVEVDEEVKKGGESELEHVKVDGEVQTGAESGLENVELDVEFMIDAQSTEDTKETESKKELESPSENAPQSYAKENPEANIQKQEESEDAKCRKDNEQGKETDPQVIRSPAKTAVMSIKEMLETYEAKQLCQRIGLHDDKQQDRGGKVSTMRLMMETQGDVTETKERMEETEGKKTYKKDQSRRSSLDDGLQTPEEIQMSSSAVQRIGLHDDKQDIGGKVSTMLHMMEAQSDVTETKERMEETKGKKTYKKDQSRRSSLDDVLQTPEEIQMRYSAVQRIGLHDDKQDIGGKVSTMLQMMEAQSDIAETKERMEETKGKKTYKKDQSRRSSLDDVLQTPEEIQMRYSAVQRIGLHDDKQDIGGKVSTMLHMMEAQSDVTETKERMEETKGKKTYKKDQSRRSSLDDVLQTPEEIQMRYSAVQRIGLHDEKQDIGGKVSTMLHMMEAQSDVTETKERMEETKGKKTYKKDQSRRSSLDDVLQTPEEIQMRYSAAQRIGLHDDKQDKGGKVSSMLQMMEAQSDVTEERMEETKGKKTYKKDQSRRSSLDDVLQTPEEIQMDSDMDICKTLEFISTLLEQRYSAVQLRTITTEVLKVLNTTEDLLHGVKGGDKLRSSTPSLPPNTDPRKLDQQFSKLEENVYVAAGSVYSLEAELGDLEECARSISGSTSDMELSFLEEQVASAAAKVQQSDLQICDISARIAALKNAGLNVDTQSRPTKARTIPVMPVTLDSSRQFRRRLPAPPVKDKET, encoded by the exons aGCACAGCATGGAAGAGACACTCACTGTGGCCTTGCGGGTGGCAGAGGAGGCCCTAGATGAGGCCATCACCAAGGCTGAGTTCGACACGTCCAGTCAG GAGAAGCAGAATGAGGCGCACTATCTGCGAGAGCACAAAGGGGAGCTCGTTGAGGAACTGGCCAAAACTATTGTGCAAAAA ATTATTAATCGGAGGAAGACTTTGGCTGACATGAGGGCAGAGTATGTCCAGGACTGGCCAGTTGAACACAACactgaccttcatcatcaccatcagtCCGCCAGTGATCGTGCCACCAGCTCCGTCAAACAGCAACCAGGCCTCTTT AGATCACACTCCGCCTTCTCACTGTTGGAGAACGACTCTCCCGGGATGGTTCAAGACTCTTCAAAGGCGTCAATGAAGGAAGACGGTGGTCCCGCTATGACAGCTTGGAAGAGTGTAGACCGGCTGGACAACGCGG GCGTCTCCGCAGTTCTTCACAGCATGGATGGGAACTGGATTGCCCTGCAGAGCGCCCAGCTGTCGCGTCCCAGCCTGCTGACGAAGAGGAAGAGCCAGGTCTACAGTGCCTTGGAGAGGGAGTCTGCAGTGGTGTCCGCCTACGAAGGCATGGGCTCCGACAACGACATCAAACACGGGTCGGACAGCTCTTTGGGTACCGCCCTCCAGGAGGTCCACAGGAAGATGGTGGACTCGAACATGGATCTGCAGGACACCTGCGACAGGATCCTGTCCCCGCTGATGAGCCGCCGAGCTAGCGGAGACAAGATCCTGTCCCCCATGTTGGGccgcagaagcagcagagacatCATGCTCGCCGACTCTGAGGGGAACTGGAAGCCAAACAAACCTCTGCTGGGTGTCATAAAACTGAAGGTGCCCGCAGAGATCAGGAGACCTCCTTCCCGCAGGACCAGCATCATCGATATGAACTTTAACACGGAGGGAGCCAGACAGGAAGAGAACATGGGGGCTGCGGAGAGatcacagcagaagaagaagagcgagAAAGAGTCGTCTTCTCTG aataacagaaaaaaagacaaccatCCACCAGAAGCTTTGACTCCCGACACTTTGTCCTCTGGAGGTATGACGACCCCTGAAATACTGGAACTTGAGACTGACATCACTGGACAAGTAGCCAATCAGATGGACCAGGAGCTCACAGCCAAACTAGAACAGCTCGCTGGCCGAGTGGATGACTCATCCactggagaagaaaaagaagctgtcGATGGAGATGCTGTTGATGATGGacgaagagaggaagaggaggataagGACAAAGACGAAGAAGATGAGCAGCAGCAAAGGATGGAGGTCGAGTCGGATGAGGGAAGAactgaggatgaggagaaagaggaggaggaaaggaatgAAGAAGATGACGAGGAGATCAATTACAGATTAAACAAGCTGATCACTCATTCCAGGCTCAAGTACTTCTCTTCCACTGATGAAGAGTTAGACAAAGCTGGcaagagtgaagaagaagaagaagaaggagagagagaaggagagggagataAGGATGAAGATACAGAGgaggaacagaaagaggagagggaggaaaagacaAACGGCTTTACATTTAAACTCTGTCAGCTGGAAAAAGAATCCCGGGCGTACCAGTTCTCCTCCACAGAGGACGAGATGGACAGAGTTGGCATCGAAGAGAAGacagaagatgaggaggaaaacGGGAAGAATGTGGAGCTGGCGGTTAAAGTGTGCAGATTAGCTTACCAAGTAAACGCCAACCAGTTTTCCTCCACGGAGGACGAGCTAGACAGTGTTGGCCTCTTGGACGAAGACATGAAgactggagaggaggaggaggaggaggaggaggaggaggatgagaagaaAGAAGAGCTGGCGTTGAAAGTGTGCCGATTAGCACATCAAGTCAACGCTAGCCAATTTTCCTCCACTGAGGACGAGCTGGACCGAGTGGGCagaggtgaagaagaggaggaggggacagaCGAGGAGGCACTGTGGAAACTGCGGGCGGAGAAGGCCGTCCAGGCCGCTCACATGCGTGATTTAGCCAGTCTAGTTGGTGCTTCTGAGTTTTCTTCCACTGAGGATAATCTGGATAAAGTCGGACAGACAGGGCAGGAGGTAAACAAAGTGACAGGAAGTGATATGTGGGAGAACGCAGAGGGAAATAATCAAGACAAGGAGGAATCCTTCGAGGATTTGGATGTGAACATGTTTGATTTAAGGGATGAAAtcgaggagaaaaagaaagggagcAGTGATGAAACagtggaggaaaagaaagatggCAAGGAGGACGGAGTCACAGAGCAGGGTGAGGTATTAAAAGACACTGAAAAGGCAAGAGAGGCAGAGATGGAGTTAAAAACTGTGGAAGAGGGCAAGGAGATAATAAAAGTTGTAGAAGAGAATCAGCCGGGGGCAAGACAGGAAGACGATAAAATCGAAGAAAGCAATGGCAGTCAGGGAAGCTGGGAGACggcaaaagatgaagaaaacagtGAGGAATACGCAGAGTTTGACAGGATCATCAGCAGCATGTTGATGATGACTCTGGAGGACATGCAGGTACAGACGGTAAATGACGAAGCAGGTGAAAATGGAGGAAACGTGAGCGAGCAAGCGCAAGTAAAGGTGGACGAGAATGTCAAAATAGAGGGAGGAAGTGGTTCAGTGCAAATGGAGGTGGATAGGGAAGTGACAATAGGGAACGAAAGTGAGTTGATGCATGTGGAGGTGGACGAGGAAGTCAAAAAAGGGGGAGAAAGTGAATTGGAGCATGTCAAGGTAGACGGAGAAGTCCAAACTGGGGCAGAAAGTGGATTGGAGAATGTAGAGCTGGATGTGGAATTCATGATTGATGCACAGAGCACAGAAGACACCAAGGAGACAGAAAGTAAAAAGGAATTGGAAAGTCCAAGCGAAAATGCTCCACAATCATATGCGAAGGAAAACCCAGAGGCAAATATTCAGAAACAAGAGGAGAGTGAAGATGCTAAATGCAGAAAAGACAACGAGCAGGGAAAAGAAACTGATCCACAGGTCATAAGATCTCCAGCAAAGACTGCAGTTATGTCCATCAAAGAGATGCTGGAGACATATGAGGCCAAACAGTTGTGTCAAAGAATAGGACTGCATGACGACAAGCAAcaggacagaggaggaaaagtcTCCACCATGCGTCTGATGATGGAGACACAGGGTGATGTTACAGAAACCAAGGAAAGGATGGAGGAGACTGAAGGAAAGAAAACGTACAAAAAAGATCAGAGCAGGAGGTCTTCTCTGGATGATGGGTTACAGACACCAGAGGAGATTCAAATG AGCTCCTCTGCAGTGCAAAGAATAGGACTACATGATGACAAACAGGACATAGGAGGAAAAGTCTCCACCATGCTACACATGATGGAGGCACAGAGTGATGTCACAGAAACCAAGGAAAGGATGGAGGAaactaaaggaaagaaaacGTACAAAAAAGATCAGAGCAGGAGGTCTTCTCTGGATGATGTTTTACAGACACCAGAGGAGATTCAAATG AGGTACTCTGCAGTGCAAAGAATAGGACtgcatgatgacaaacaagacatAGGAGGAAAAGTCTCCACcatgctacagatgatggaggCACAGAGTGACATCGCAGAAACCAAGGAAAGGATGGAGGAaactaaaggaaagaaaacatacaaaaaagaTCAGAGCAGGAGGTCTTCTCTGGATGATGTTTTACAGACACCAGAGGAGATTCAAATG AGGTACTCTGCAGTGCAAAGAATAGGACTGCATGATGACAAACAGGACATAGGAGGAAAAGTCTCCACCATGCTACACATGATGGAGGCACAGAGTGACGTCACAGAAACTAAGGAAAGGATGGAGGAaactaaaggaaagaaaacatacaaaaaagaTCAGAGCAGGAGGTCTTCTCTGGATGATGTTTTACAGACACCAGAGGAGATTCAAATG AGGTACTCTGCAGTGCAAAGAATAGGACTGCATGATGAAAAACAGGACATAGGAGGAAAAGTCTCCACCATGCTACACATGATGGAGGCACAGAGTGATGTCACAGAAACCAAGGAAAGGATGGAGGAaactaaaggaaagaaaacGTACAAAAAAGATCAGAGCAGGAGGTCTTCTCTGGATGATGTTTTACAGACACCAGAGGAGATTCAAATG AGGTACTCTGCAGCGCAAAGAATAGGACTGCATGATGACAAACAGGACAAAGGAGGAAAAGTCTCCTCcatgctacagatgatggaggCACAGAGTGACGTCACAGAGGAAAGGATGGAGGAaactaaaggaaagaaaacatacaaaaaagaTCAGAGCAGGAGGTCTTCTCTGGATGATGTTTTACAGACACCAGAGGAGATTCAAATG GATAGTGACATGGACATATGCAAAACTCTAGAGTTCATATCGACTCTGCTGGAGCAG AGGTACTCTGCAGTGCAGTTGCGGACCATCACCACCGAGGTCCTGAAGGTGCTAAACACCACTGAAGACCTGCTGCATGGAGTGAAGGGAGGAGACAAGCTCAGGTCCTCCACCCCCTCACTGCCCCCCAACACTGACCCCAGAAAACTGGACCAGCAGTTCTCCAAACTGGAGGAGAAC GTGTACGTGGCAGCGGGATCAGTTTACAGTCTGGAGGCAGAGCTCGGTGACCTGGAGGAGTGCGCCAGGAGCATCAGTGGATCTACGTCAGACATGGAGCTGTCCTTCCTGGAGGAGCAGGTGGCCTCAGCAGCTGCCAAAGTTCAACAGTCTGATCTGCAG ATTTGTGACATCTCAGCCAGAATTGCGGCTTTGAAGAATGCAGGGCTCAATGTGGACACACAGTCTCGCCCCACAAAGGCCAGGACGATCCCAGTGATG CCTGTCACCCTGGACTCATCCAGACAGTTTAGGAGGAGATTACCTGCACCACCTGTGAAGG ATAAAGAAACCTAA